One Pseudoliparis swirei isolate HS2019 ecotype Mariana Trench unplaced genomic scaffold, NWPU_hadal_v1 hadal_26, whole genome shotgun sequence DNA segment encodes these proteins:
- the LOC130191031 gene encoding E3 ubiquitin-protein ligase TRIM39-like, which yields MASANLLLSEDQFLCSVCLDVFTDPVTTPCGHNFCKKCINDYWNTNNQNMCPLCKKVFFSRPELLVNTLFSEMVSQFRQSTQQKASSSSSEQQESRPGEVPCDVCTGTKLKALKSCLVCLGSYCETHLEPHLTASRLKRHQLMDPVENLEDRMCLKHDKPLELFCRTDQTCVCMLCTVLDHKMHNVVPLKQECEGKKVELQKTEAETQEMIQKRRLKIQEVQHNVKLSEEDADREKAEGVQVFTGLKESVERKLNELITTIEEKQRSTKKQAEDAIREMEQEISDLMKRSTEVEKLSLSEDHLHLLQSVQSLNIHHPPPTKDWSQVSVPPASHEGTVRRAVSQLEETLSNMMKTLVEVKMKKLVEVEMKTLVPETEMKRVQKFAVDVTLDPETAHHYLILSDDGKEVKRAQVQQPRLPDNPQRFSLGPCVLGTQKFSSEKLYYEVQVKRKSEWILGVTRESVNRKGLITPSPQNGYWTIWLINVNEYGAFDDPPVLLSLRSGPQKVGVFVDYEEGLVSFYDVEAAALIYSFTGCSFKEKLLPFFDPGRYHDGINSAPLIISPVGVN from the coding sequence atggcttctgcaaaccttctgctgtctgaagatcagttcctgtgctccgtctgtctggatgtgttcactgatccagtcacaacaccatgtggacacaacttctgcaaaaagtgcatcaatgattactggaataccaacaaccagaacatgtgtccactgtgtaaaaaggttttcttctcaagacctgagctgctcgtcaacactttgttctctgagatggtttctcagttcagacagtcgactcagcagaaagccagcagcagcagctcagagcaacaagagtccagaccaggagaagttccctgtgacgtctgcactggaaccaaactgaaggccctgaagtcctgcctggtgtgtctgggctcctactgtgagactcacctggagcctcacctgacagcttcacgcctgaagagacatcagctgatggaccctgtggagaacctggaagacaggatgtgtctgaagcacgataaacctctggagctgttctgtaggaccgaccagacgtgtgtctgcatgctctgcactgtgttggaccacaagatgcacaatgttgttcctctgaaacaagaatgtgaaggaaagaaggtggagctgcagaagacagaggctgaaactcaggagatgatccagaagagacgcctgaagattcaggaggtccaacacaacgtgaagctcagtgaggaagatgcagaccgagagaaagcagaaggtgttcaggtcttcactggtctgaaggagtctgtggagaggaaactgaacgagctcatcactacgatagaagagaagcagagaagcaccaagaaacaggctgaagacgccatcagagagatggaacaggagatctctgatctgatgaagaggagcactgaggtggagaagctctccctctctgaagaccacctccacctcctccagagtgtccagtccctcaacatccaccatccaccacccaccaaggactggtctcaggtcagtgttcctccagcatcacatgaggggactgtgaggagagctgtgtctcagctggaggagacgctcagtaacatgatgaagacgctggttgaagtgaagatgaagaagctgGTTGAAGTTGAGATGAAGACGCTGGTTCCTGAAACtgagatgaagagggtccagaagtttgcagtggacgtgactcttgatcctgaaacagctcatcattacctcatcctgtctgatgacgggAAAGAAGTGAAACGTGCTCAGGTACAGCAGCCACGTCTCCCTgacaatccacagaggttctctCTCGGTCCCTGTGTTTTAGGAACACAgaagttctcttcagaaaaactttattacgaggttcaagttaaacGAAAGTCCGAATGGATTTTAGGAGTGACCAGAGAGTCGGTCAACAGGAAGGGACTCATCACACCGAGTCCTCAGAACGGTTACTGGACTATATGGTTGATAAATGTTAACGAGTACGGAGCTTTTGATGATCCTCCAGTTCTTCTCTCCCTGAGgtctgggcctcagaaggtgggggtgtttgtggactatgaggagggtctggtctccttctatgacgtagaagctgcagctctcatctactcctttactggctgctccttcaaggagaaactcctcccattcttcgATCCTGGTCGTTATCATgatggtataaactctgctcctctgatcatctctcctgttggagtaaactaa
- the LOC130190998 gene encoding E3 ubiquitin-protein ligase TRIM39-like, producing MASANFLPSEDQFLCSVCLDVFTDPVTTPCGHNFCKKCINDYWNTNNQNMCPLCQKVFFSRPELLVNTFIREMVSQFRQSTKRKARSSRKQVAKPGEVPCDVCTGTKLKALKSCLVCLVSYCETHLEPHLTASRLKRHQLMDPVENLEDRMCLKHDKPLELFCRTDQTCVCMLCTVLDHKMHNVVPLKQECEGKKVELQKTEAETQEMIQKRRLKIQEVQHNVKLSEEDADREKAEGVQVFTGLKESVERKLNELITTIEEKQRSTKKQAEDAIREMEQEISDLMKRSTEVEKLSLSEDHLHLLQSVQSLNIHHPPPTKDWSQVSVPPASHEGTVRRAVSQLEETLSNMMKTLVEVKMKTLVEVKIKKLVEVKIKKLVEVKMKKLVPETEMKRVQKFAVDVTLDPETAHHDLILSDDGKQVKRAQVEQPRLPYNPQRFSHGPCVLGTQKFSSEKLYYEVQVKQKTEWILGVTRESANRKGQITLSPENGYWTIRVRNGNEYKALDDPSVVLSLKSGSQKVGSVCGL from the coding sequence atggcttctgcaaactttctgccatctgaagatcagttcctgtgctccgtctgtctggatgtgttcactgatccagtcacaacaccatgtggacacaacttctgcaaaaagtgcatcaatgattactggaataccaacaaccagaacatgtgtccactgtgtcaaaaggttttcttctcaagacctgagctgctcgtCAACACCTTCATCCgtgagatggtttctcagttcagacagtcgactaAACGGAAAGCTCGGAGCTCAAGGAAACAGGTTGCCaaaccaggagaagttccctgtgacgtctgcactggaaccaaactgaaggccctgaagtcctgcctggtgtgtctggtctcctactgtgagactcacctggagcctcacctgacagcttcacgcctgaagagacatcagctgatggaccctgtggagaacctggaagacaggatgtgtctgaagcacgataaacctctggagctgttctgtaggaccgaccagacgtgtgtctgcatgctctgcactgtgttggaccacaagatgcacaatgttgttcctctgaaacaagaatgtgaaggaaagaaggtggagctgcagaagacagaggctgaaactcaggagatgatccagaagagacgcctgaagattcaggaggtccaacacaacgtgaagctcagtgaggaagatgcagaccgagagaaagcagaaggtgttcaggtcttcactggtctgaaggagtctgtggagaggaaactgaacgagctcatcactacgatagaagagaagcagagaagcaccaagaaacaggctgaagacgccatcagagagatggaacaggagatctctgatctgatgaagaggagcactgaggtggagaagctctccctctctgaagaccacctccacctcctccagagtgtccagtccctcaacatccaccatccaccacccaccaaggactggtctcaggtcagtgttcctccagcatcacatgaggggactgtgaggagagctgtgtctcagctggaggagacgctcagtaacatgatgaagacgctggttgaagtgaagatgaagacgctggttgaagtGAAGATAAAGAAACTGGTTGAAGTGAAGATAAAGAAACTGGttgaagtgaagatgaagaagctgGTTCCTGAAACtgagatgaagagggtccagaagtttgcagtggacgtgactcttgatcctgaaacagctcatcatgacctcatcctgtctgatgacgggaaacaagtgaaacgtGCTCAGGTAGAGCAGCCACGTCTCCCCTacaatccacagaggttctctCACGGTCCCTGTGTTTTAGGAACACAgaagttctcttcagaaaaactttattacgaggttcaagttaaacaaaagactgaatggATTTTAGGAGTGACCAGAGAGTCGGCCAACAGGAAGGGACAAATCACACTGAGTCCTGAGAATGGTTACTGGACTATACGGGTGAGAAATGGAAACGAGTATAAAGCTCTTGATGATCCTTCAGTTGttctctccctgaagtctgGGTCTCAGAAGGTGGGaagtgtttgtggactatga